A region of Flavobacteriales bacterium DNA encodes the following proteins:
- a CDS encoding M23 family metallopeptidase, with product MIKFFSLFLIQLIVLIGFAQNPEKYPKNYFRSPLDIPILLSGNFGELRNNHFHSGLDIKTQGVEGKNVYAIADGFVSRIKIMPIGYGKIIYITHPNGYTSSYAHLQRFKGKIADYIKKYQYDNETFEMDFYPPDTALIVKKGDIIALSGNSGSSGGPHLHFEIRETISEYAVNPLLFDFEVKDEVKPVIKSITVFPLNDTSFVNNRNATQEFSVTGGNGTYHLNNNVIITAYGQIGFGINAYDQQSGASNQNGVYSIMLFDNNELIFKSELSSFSFDHSRALNSLIDYDIYLNKKSRFQKSCIEPNNPLTIFKEQKNNGTITISDKETRSVNYMVGDINKNTSMLAFNIIGSKPEGITVATIKPKIDTIFKYADHNILDKQNIVVNFPKGVLYNDLHLQYQEKPAKSNTLTPIYQIHNDYTPIHDYIEVSIKVARISEEQRKKAVIVNYDHNNVMYSRGGEWRNNYLTAKSKIMGGFSVMLDTIPPVVNLANIFAGKDMSRNSSIVATISDNLSGIKTYRAEIDGKWVLMDYDAKRARLEHEFDNLPSGTHHFKLEVTDFVGNVKTVEASFIR from the coding sequence ATGATTAAATTTTTCAGTCTTTTTCTAATTCAACTCATCGTATTAATTGGTTTTGCTCAAAACCCTGAAAAATATCCAAAAAACTATTTCAGGTCTCCTTTAGATATTCCGATATTACTTTCAGGAAATTTTGGAGAGCTACGGAACAACCATTTTCATTCGGGTTTAGATATTAAAACACAAGGTGTAGAAGGCAAAAATGTTTATGCAATTGCCGATGGTTTTGTTTCTCGAATTAAAATTATGCCCATAGGATACGGTAAAATAATTTACATCACACACCCTAACGGATACACCTCTTCGTATGCTCATCTTCAACGCTTTAAAGGCAAAATAGCTGATTACATTAAAAAATATCAATACGACAACGAAACCTTTGAAATGGATTTTTATCCGCCAGATACCGCTTTAATAGTTAAAAAAGGTGACATTATAGCTTTATCAGGAAATTCTGGAAGTTCTGGTGGCCCTCATTTACATTTTGAGATTAGAGAAACCATTTCTGAATATGCAGTAAATCCCCTTTTATTTGATTTTGAAGTAAAAGACGAGGTGAAGCCTGTAATTAAAAGTATTACTGTTTTTCCCTTAAACGATACTAGTTTTGTAAACAATAGAAATGCTACTCAAGAGTTTTCGGTTACAGGAGGTAACGGAACATATCACTTGAATAATAATGTCATTATTACAGCTTATGGTCAAATCGGATTTGGAATTAATGCTTATGACCAACAATCGGGTGCCTCAAACCAAAATGGTGTTTACAGCATCATGTTGTTCGACAATAACGAACTAATTTTTAAATCCGAATTATCATCATTTAGTTTTGACCATTCGCGAGCATTAAACTCACTTATTGATTACGATATTTATTTAAATAAGAAATCTCGTTTCCAAAAAAGCTGTATCGAACCAAACAACCCTTTAACCATATTTAAAGAACAAAAAAACAATGGTACAATAACTATTTCAGATAAAGAAACTAGGTCGGTAAATTACATGGTTGGAGATATTAATAAAAACACTTCAATGTTAGCATTTAATATTATTGGATCAAAACCAGAAGGAATAACCGTTGCTACAATAAAACCAAAAATAGATACCATTTTTAAATATGCTGACCATAACATTTTAGATAAACAAAACATTGTTGTTAATTTCCCAAAAGGAGTTTTATACAACGATTTACATTTACAATACCAAGAAAAACCAGCAAAAAGCAACACACTAACACCTATTTACCAAATCCATAACGATTATACACCAATTCATGATTACATTGAAGTTTCAATAAAAGTTGCTCGTATTTCAGAGGAACAACGTAAAAAAGCAGTAATCGTAAATTACGACCATAATAATGTAATGTATTCGAGAGGTGGAGAATGGAGAAACAATTATTTAACAGCAAAATCAAAAATTATGGGCGGATTTTCGGTTATGCTAGACACCATTCCTCCTGTTGTAAATTTGGCAAACATCTTTGCTGGAAAAGATATGTCGCGTAACTCTTCTATTGTAGCTACTATATCTGACAACCTAAGTGGAATTAAAACCTACAGAGCCGAAATTGATGGTAAATGGGTATTGATGGATTACGATGCTAAACGAGCCAGACTAGAACACGAATTTGATAATTTACCGTCAGGTACACACCATTTCAAACTTGAGGTTACCGATTTTGTAGGAAATGTGAAAACCGTTGAAGCTTCGTTTATTCGCTAA
- a CDS encoding cell division protein ZapA: MGDLSIKIKIANRVYPLTINAKEEEGVRKVADEINKSIAEYEKLYAVKDYQDLLAMVALKLVSTNYQKQQTVVDGDSNLEESLLQIEQLFDNYL, encoded by the coding sequence ATGGGAGATTTGTCGATAAAAATAAAAATTGCAAACCGAGTTTATCCTTTAACGATTAACGCTAAAGAGGAGGAAGGAGTTAGAAAAGTAGCAGATGAAATAAACAAATCAATAGCAGAATATGAGAAATTATATGCTGTAAAAGATTATCAAGATTTATTGGCTATGGTTGCACTAAAATTGGTATCGACCAATTATCAAAAACAACAAACGGTTGTTGATGGTGACTCAAATTTAGAAGAAAGCTTACTTCAAATTGAACAGCTTTTTGATAACTATTTGTAA
- a CDS encoding T9SS type A sorting domain-containing protein — MRISTLFVGCFFAVNCANAQITITSADMPVVNDTIRLSVTSNIQGQNPALTGANYVWDYSMLTPNSQKIDTFFSVTSTPVAYQFYFNNSVLYASHKASFAKRGQDFVMPPIVPIPLSITEVFNFSKNSTSKFENVGFGSKISGIPSSTRNLPIDIEYEFPLNYSDSNFSSSKFLVTIPTLAAYGQSMDRSSVVDGWGSLTTPLGTFNVLRVKSVLNKVDTFYLDTLGFGTNFSRPTEIEYKWLANGMSVPLLKVVTTAGVVSSIQYRDIYRIVGVEEYKNIEDVMVYPNPTNGMVNIMFSAIKSSKLNYTVKDVSGKAVLTNTVNTQIGNNNFIIDLAKQNIGRGVYFVELKVDNEVITQKIIFSE, encoded by the coding sequence ATGAGAATTTCTACCTTATTTGTTGGTTGTTTTTTTGCAGTAAATTGTGCAAATGCACAAATTACAATTACTTCGGCAGATATGCCTGTTGTTAACGATACGATTAGGCTAAGTGTTACCAGTAATATTCAAGGACAAAACCCTGCATTAACTGGAGCAAATTATGTTTGGGATTATTCCATGTTAACTCCAAATTCGCAAAAAATAGATACTTTTTTTTCAGTTACATCAACCCCTGTAGCTTATCAGTTCTATTTTAATAATAGTGTATTGTATGCTAGTCATAAAGCTAGTTTTGCAAAACGAGGGCAAGATTTTGTTATGCCTCCAATAGTACCAATACCGCTAAGTATTACTGAGGTGTTTAATTTTTCTAAAAACTCTACATCAAAATTTGAAAATGTTGGTTTTGGTTCTAAAATTAGTGGAATACCATCCTCTACACGTAACTTACCTATTGATATTGAATATGAATTTCCTTTAAACTATAGCGATTCTAATTTTTCTAGTTCTAAATTTTTAGTTACAATACCTACTTTGGCTGCTTATGGTCAGTCAATGGATAGAAGTTCTGTTGTTGATGGATGGGGTTCGTTAACTACACCATTGGGTACTTTTAATGTGTTGCGCGTAAAATCGGTGTTAAATAAAGTAGATACATTTTATTTAGACACTTTAGGTTTTGGAACAAATTTTAGTAGACCTACAGAAATTGAATACAAATGGTTGGCTAATGGTATGAGTGTGCCTTTATTAAAAGTTGTAACAACAGCAGGTGTTGTTTCATCAATACAGTATAGAGATATTTATAGAATTGTTGGAGTTGAAGAATATAAAAATATTGAAGATGTAATGGTGTATCCAAACCCAACAAATGGAATGGTAAACATAATGTTTAGTGCAATTAAATCGAGTAAGTTGAACTATACTGTTAAAGATGTTTCAGGGAAAGCAGTGTTAACGAATACTGTTAATACTCAAATTGGTAATAATAACTTTATTATAGATTTGGCAAAACAAAACATAGGTAGAGGAGTTTATTTTGTTGAATTAAAAGTTGATAACGAAGTAATTACTCAAAAAATTATTTTTAGCGAATAA